The proteins below are encoded in one region of Malaclemys terrapin pileata isolate rMalTer1 chromosome 8, rMalTer1.hap1, whole genome shotgun sequence:
- the LOC128841424 gene encoding histone H4 type VIII-like codes for MSGLGKGGKGLGKGGAKRHRKVLQDNIQGIMKPAIRRLARHGGVKHISGLIYEETRGVLKVFLENVICDGVTYTEHAKRKTVTAMDVVYAS; via the coding sequence ATGTCTGGTCTCGGCAAGGGCGGAAAGGGGCTGGGTAAAGGAGGTGCTAAGAGGCACCGTAAGGTCTTGCAAGACAACATCCAGGGTATTATGAAGCCGGCGATCCGCCGCTTGGCTCGCCACGGTGGGGTGAAGCACATCTCGGGGCTGATCTACGAAGAGACCCGTGGGGTGCTGAAGGTTTTCCTGGAGAACGTGATCTGCGATGGGGTGACCTATACCGAGCACGCCAAGCGGAAGACGGTGACGGCAATGGATGTGGTGTATGCTTCTTAA